In Pseudomonas sp. PDM14, a genomic segment contains:
- the ubiD gene encoding 4-hydroxy-3-polyprenylbenzoate decarboxylase produces MQYRDLRDFIQGLEQRGELKRIQTPVSPVLEMTEICDRTLRKGGPALLFENPTGFDMPVLGNLFGTPKRVALGMGAEEVSELREIGKLLAFLKEPEPPKGLKDAWSKLPIFKKVLSMAPKVLKDAPCQEVIEEGDDVDLGKLPVQTCWPGDVGPLITWGLTITKGPNKDRQNLGIYRQQVIGRNKVIMRWLSHRGGALDFREWCEKFPGKPYPVAVALGADPATILGAVTPVPDSLSEYAFAGLLRGNKTELVKARGSDLQVPASAEIVLEGVIHPGEMADEGPYGDHTGYYNEVDRFPVFTVERITRRQKPIYHSTYTGRPPDEPAILGVALNEVFVPILQKQFPEITDFYLPPEGCSYRMAVVTMKKQYPGHAKRVMLGVWSFLRQFMYTKFVIVTDDDVNARDWNDVIWAITTRMDPKRDTVLIDNTPIDYLDFASPVSGLGSKMGLDATHKWPGETSREWGRVIEKDPAVTARVDALWSELGID; encoded by the coding sequence ATGCAGTATCGCGACCTGCGCGACTTTATTCAGGGCCTGGAACAGCGCGGTGAACTCAAGCGCATCCAGACCCCGGTGTCTCCCGTCCTGGAGATGACCGAGATCTGCGACCGCACCTTGCGCAAGGGTGGCCCGGCGCTGCTGTTCGAGAATCCCACGGGTTTCGACATGCCGGTACTCGGCAACCTGTTCGGCACGCCCAAGCGCGTTGCCCTGGGCATGGGTGCCGAGGAAGTCAGCGAGCTGCGCGAAATCGGCAAGCTGCTGGCGTTCCTCAAGGAACCCGAGCCGCCGAAAGGCCTGAAGGATGCATGGTCCAAGCTGCCGATCTTCAAGAAGGTCCTGAGCATGGCGCCCAAGGTGCTCAAGGATGCGCCGTGCCAGGAAGTGATCGAAGAGGGCGACGACGTCGACCTGGGCAAGCTGCCGGTGCAGACCTGCTGGCCGGGCGACGTCGGCCCGCTGATCACCTGGGGCCTGACCATCACCAAGGGCCCGAACAAGGATCGGCAGAACCTCGGCATCTACCGCCAGCAGGTCATCGGTCGCAACAAGGTAATCATGCGCTGGCTCAGCCACCGTGGCGGCGCTCTGGATTTCCGCGAGTGGTGCGAGAAATTTCCCGGCAAGCCTTACCCGGTGGCCGTGGCCCTGGGTGCGGACCCGGCGACCATTCTCGGCGCGGTCACTCCGGTGCCGGACAGCCTCTCCGAATACGCCTTCGCCGGCCTGCTGCGCGGCAACAAGACCGAGCTGGTCAAGGCGCGTGGCAGTGACCTGCAGGTGCCGGCCAGCGCCGAGATCGTCCTCGAAGGGGTGATCCATCCCGGTGAGATGGCCGACGAAGGCCCGTATGGCGACCACACCGGTTACTACAACGAGGTCGACCGCTTCCCGGTGTTCACCGTCGAGCGCATTACCCGCCGGCAGAAGCCGATCTACCACAGCACCTACACCGGCCGTCCGCCGGATGAGCCGGCGATTCTCGGTGTGGCGCTGAACGAGGTGTTCGTGCCGATCCTGCAGAAGCAGTTCCCCGAGATCACCGACTTCTACCTGCCGCCGGAAGGCTGCTCATACCGCATGGCGGTGGTGACCATGAAGAAGCAGTACCCCGGCCACGCCAAGCGGGTGATGCTCGGCGTGTGGAGCTTCCTGCGCCAGTTCATGTACACCAAGTTCGTCATCGTCACCGACGACGACGTCAACGCGCGTGACTGGAACGACGTGATCTGGGCCATCACCACGCGCATGGACCCCAAGCGCGACACGGTGCTGATCGACAACACGCCGATCGACTACCTCGACTTCGCCTCGCCGGTGTCCGGCCTGGGCTCGAAGATGGGCCTCGACGCCACCCACAAGTGGCCGGGCGAGACCAGTCGCGAGTGGGGCCGGGTGATCGAGAAGGATCCGGCCGTGACGGCGCGGGTCGACGCGCTGTGGAGCGAGCTCGGGATCGATTGA
- the ppx gene encoding exopolyphosphatase, which produces MPNAAKQFPLIAAIDLGSNSFHMVLAKADHNEIRILERQGEKVQLAAGIDEQRMLSEEAMQRGLDCLSRFGQLIQGLPHGAVRIVGTNALREARNRGEFIRRAEAVLGHPVEVISGREEARLIYLGVSHTIANTPGKRLVADIGGGSTEFIVGQQFEPLLRESLQMGCVSYTQRYFRDGKITPARYAQAYTAARLELMSIEQGLQRLGWQEAVGASGTIRAIGLAIKAGGLGNGEINVEGLAWVKRKVFKLGDAEKLDIEGIKPDRRQIFPAGLAIAEAIFDALDLQRMTHSEGALREGVLYDLLGRHQHEDVRERTLGSLMERYHVDQQQATRVETKALQALEKVAAAWGLEEESHRDLLQWAARVHEIGLDIAHYHYHKHGAYLIEHSDLAGFSRQDQLMLALLVRGHRRNIPRDRFAEFGEEGVKLLRLCILLRFAILVHHIRGTQEMPRVQLQAGPNSLDLTFPDGWLEANPLTQADFDQEAEWLTRIGFSLTAR; this is translated from the coding sequence ATGCCGAATGCCGCCAAGCAGTTTCCCCTCATCGCCGCCATCGACCTTGGCTCGAACAGCTTCCACATGGTGCTGGCCAAGGCCGACCACAATGAGATCCGCATTCTCGAGCGGCAAGGGGAAAAGGTGCAGCTGGCCGCCGGCATCGACGAACAGCGCATGCTCAGCGAAGAAGCCATGCAGCGCGGCCTCGACTGCCTGAGCCGCTTCGGCCAGCTGATCCAGGGCCTGCCCCACGGCGCAGTGCGCATCGTCGGCACCAACGCCCTGCGCGAAGCGCGCAACCGCGGCGAGTTCATCCGCCGCGCCGAAGCCGTGCTCGGCCACCCGGTGGAAGTCATCTCCGGCCGTGAAGAAGCCCGCCTGATCTACCTCGGTGTCTCGCACACCATCGCCAACACACCCGGCAAGCGCCTGGTCGCCGACATCGGCGGCGGCAGTACCGAATTCATCGTCGGCCAGCAATTCGAGCCGCTGCTGCGCGAAAGCCTGCAGATGGGCTGCGTCAGCTACACCCAGCGCTACTTCCGCGACGGCAAGATCACCCCGGCGCGCTACGCCCAGGCCTACACCGCAGCGCGCCTGGAGCTGATGAGCATCGAACAGGGCCTGCAGCGCCTGGGCTGGCAGGAAGCGGTGGGCGCCTCAGGCACCATCCGCGCCATCGGCCTGGCGATCAAGGCCGGCGGCCTGGGCAACGGCGAGATCAACGTCGAGGGCCTGGCCTGGGTCAAGCGCAAGGTATTCAAGCTCGGTGACGCCGAGAAGCTCGATATCGAAGGCATCAAGCCCGATCGCCGGCAGATCTTTCCCGCCGGCCTGGCCATCGCTGAAGCCATTTTCGACGCCCTCGACCTGCAGCGCATGACCCATTCCGAAGGTGCCCTGCGCGAAGGCGTGCTCTACGACCTGCTCGGCCGCCACCAGCACGAAGACGTGCGTGAGCGCACCCTCGGCTCGCTGATGGAGCGCTACCACGTCGACCAGCAGCAGGCCACGCGGGTCGAAACCAAGGCCCTGCAGGCGCTGGAGAAGGTGGCGGCGGCCTGGGGCCTGGAAGAGGAATCGCACCGCGACCTGCTGCAATGGGCCGCGCGCGTGCACGAGATTGGTCTGGACATCGCCCACTACCACTACCACAAGCACGGCGCCTACCTGATCGAGCACTCCGACCTCGCCGGTTTCTCGCGCCAGGATCAGCTGATGCTCGCCCTGCTGGTGCGCGGCCATCGTCGCAACATCCCCCGTGACCGCTTCGCCGAGTTCGGCGAGGAAGGCGTCAAGCTGCTGCGCCTGTGCATCCTGCTGCGCTTCGCGATCCTCGTGCACCACATCCGTGGTACCCAGGAAATGCCGCGCGTGCAGCTGCAGGCCGGGCCGAACAGCCTTGACCTGACGTTCCCCGATGGCTGGCTGGAAGCCAACCCGCTGACCCAGGCCGACTTCGACCAGGAAGCCGAGTGGCTGACGCGCATCGGCTTCAGCCTGACCGCGCGCTGA
- the rho gene encoding transcription termination factor Rho translates to MNLTELKQKPIAELLDMAEQMGLENMARSRKQDVIFALLKKHAKSGEEISGDGVLEILQDGFGFLRGADSSYLAGPDDIYVSPSQIRRFNLRTGDTIIGKIRPPKEGERYFALLKVDSINFDRPENAKNKILFENLTPLFPNERLKMEAGNGSKEDLTARVIDLCAPIGKGQRGLIVAQPKAGKTIMLQNIAANITRNNPECHLIVLLIDERPEEVTEMQRTVRGEVVASTFDEPPTRHVQVAEMVIEKAKRLVEHKKDVVILLDSITRLARAYNTVIPSSGKVLTGGVDAHALEKPKRFFGAARNIEEGGSLTIIATALVETGSKMDEVIYEEFKGTGNLELILDRRISEKRVFPAININKSGTRREELLTGEEELSRMWILRKLLHPMDEIAAIEFLLDKLKDSKTNDEFFLSMKRK, encoded by the coding sequence ATGAATCTGACCGAACTCAAGCAAAAGCCGATTGCCGAACTGCTCGACATGGCCGAACAGATGGGCCTGGAAAACATGGCCCGTTCGCGCAAGCAGGATGTCATCTTCGCCCTGCTGAAAAAGCACGCGAAAAGCGGCGAAGAAATTTCCGGCGACGGCGTGCTGGAGATCCTCCAGGACGGCTTCGGCTTCCTCCGTGGCGCTGATTCCTCCTACCTGGCCGGCCCGGACGACATCTACGTCTCGCCCAGCCAGATCCGCCGCTTCAACCTGCGTACCGGCGACACCATCATCGGCAAGATCCGCCCGCCGAAAGAAGGCGAGCGTTACTTCGCCCTGCTCAAGGTCGACTCGATCAACTTCGATCGCCCGGAAAACGCCAAGAACAAGATTCTGTTCGAGAACCTCACGCCGCTGTTCCCCAACGAGCGTCTGAAGATGGAAGCCGGCAACGGTTCCAAGGAAGACCTCACCGCGCGCGTGATCGATCTCTGCGCCCCGATCGGCAAGGGCCAGCGCGGCCTGATCGTCGCCCAGCCGAAGGCCGGTAAAACGATCATGCTGCAGAACATCGCGGCCAACATCACCCGCAACAACCCCGAGTGCCACCTGATCGTTCTGCTGATCGACGAGCGCCCGGAAGAAGTGACCGAGATGCAGCGCACCGTGCGCGGCGAAGTGGTCGCGTCCACGTTCGACGAGCCGCCGACCCGCCACGTGCAGGTTGCCGAGATGGTGATCGAGAAGGCCAAGCGCCTGGTCGAGCACAAGAAGGACGTGGTCATCCTGCTCGATTCCATCACCCGTCTGGCACGCGCCTACAACACCGTGATCCCGAGCTCCGGCAAGGTCCTCACCGGTGGTGTCGACGCCCACGCCCTGGAGAAGCCGAAACGCTTCTTCGGCGCCGCGCGTAACATCGAGGAAGGCGGTTCGCTGACCATCATCGCCACCGCGCTGGTCGAAACCGGCTCGAAGATGGACGAAGTGATCTACGAAGAATTCAAGGGTACCGGCAACCTGGAGTTGATCCTCGACCGCCGCATCTCCGAGAAGCGCGTATTCCCGGCCATCAACATCAACAAATCCGGCACTCGCCGTGAGGAGTTGCTGACTGGTGAGGAAGAACTGTCGCGCATGTGGATCCTGCGCAAACTGCTGCATCCGATGGACGAAATCGCCGCCATCGAGTTCCTCCTCGACAAGCTGAAAGACAGCAAGACCAACGATGAATTCTTCCTTTCCATGAAGCGGAAGTAA
- the trxA gene encoding thioredoxin TrxA, giving the protein MSDFITNVSDASFEDDVIKAEGPVLVDYWAEWCGPCKMIAPVLDEIAQTYQGKLKVCKLNIDENQETPPKYGVRGIPTLMLFKNGNVEATKVGALSKSQLAAFLDANI; this is encoded by the coding sequence ATGAGCGATTTCATCACCAACGTCAGCGATGCCAGCTTCGAAGACGACGTGATCAAGGCCGAAGGTCCGGTCCTGGTCGACTACTGGGCCGAATGGTGTGGTCCGTGCAAGATGATTGCCCCGGTGCTCGACGAGATCGCCCAGACCTATCAGGGCAAACTGAAGGTCTGCAAGCTGAACATCGACGAGAACCAGGAAACCCCGCCGAAGTACGGCGTACGTGGTATCCCGACGCTGATGCTGTTCAAGAACGGCAACGTCGAGGCGACCAAGGTCGGTGCACTGTCCAAGTCGCAGCTGGCCGCGTTCCTGGACGCCAACATCTGA